From a region of the Spelaeicoccus albus genome:
- a CDS encoding peptide ABC transporter substrate-binding protein: MTSRRHKTLLAGAAITASLSLALSGCGSGSGSDSAEGNNIISVNNGEPQNPLIPTSTNEVNGGKVIDALFAGLVSYEPDGSTKNEVAKSIKSKDSKTFHITLKKGWKFTNGEKVTAHSFVDAWNYGALASNAQLAANFFSPIKGYEDVNPSGKGKKPTAKKMSGLKVQDDYHFTVTLSSPQSDFPMRLGYSAFFPLPQKAYKDMKAFGNHPIGDGPYKLDGKDAWQHNKQISVVKNDQYDGNREPKNEGIDFRIYTNIDAAYADVQDGALDLVDMIPESALKTFKDNSSTKAYSKPGSVFQSFTIPGRLKHFSGKEGRLRRQAISMAINRKQITKAIFQGTRTPATDFTAPPLEGYSKNLKGADVLKYQPAKAKKLWKKANQISKWTGQFKLGYNSDDPHKQWVDAVSHQLTNTLGIKASGAPVATFSQFRSEITSRKIDHPFRSGWQGDYPSIGNYLVALYSSGAADGNGSNDGDYKNKAFDQKVKEAASAKTPEQGIKDYQAAEEILLKDLPAIPLWYENVSGASTKTLKHVQFDWKNVPVYYNITKS, translated from the coding sequence ATGACGAGCAGACGTCACAAGACGCTGCTCGCTGGAGCTGCCATCACCGCGTCCCTCAGTCTCGCACTGAGCGGCTGCGGCAGCGGAAGCGGTAGCGACAGCGCAGAAGGCAACAACATCATTTCGGTGAACAACGGCGAACCGCAGAACCCGTTGATTCCGACGTCGACGAACGAGGTCAACGGCGGCAAGGTCATCGATGCGCTCTTTGCCGGCCTCGTCAGTTACGAGCCGGACGGCAGCACGAAAAACGAAGTTGCCAAATCCATCAAGAGCAAGGACTCCAAGACCTTCCACATCACCTTGAAGAAGGGGTGGAAGTTCACCAACGGTGAGAAGGTCACGGCCCATTCGTTCGTCGACGCCTGGAACTACGGCGCGCTGGCCAGCAATGCGCAGTTGGCTGCGAACTTCTTTTCGCCGATCAAGGGCTACGAAGACGTCAACCCGAGCGGTAAGGGCAAGAAGCCTACCGCCAAGAAAATGTCCGGACTCAAGGTCCAAGACGATTACCACTTCACGGTGACCCTGAGCTCGCCTCAGTCGGACTTCCCGATGCGTCTTGGCTACTCGGCGTTCTTCCCGCTGCCGCAAAAGGCCTACAAGGATATGAAGGCCTTCGGCAACCATCCGATCGGCGACGGTCCGTACAAACTGGACGGCAAGGACGCCTGGCAGCACAACAAGCAGATCAGCGTCGTGAAGAACGATCAGTACGACGGCAACCGTGAGCCGAAGAACGAAGGCATCGACTTCCGGATCTACACGAACATCGACGCCGCGTACGCCGACGTACAGGACGGCGCGCTCGATCTCGTGGACATGATCCCGGAATCGGCGCTGAAGACGTTCAAGGACAACAGCAGCACGAAGGCGTACAGCAAGCCGGGCTCGGTTTTCCAAAGCTTCACGATTCCGGGCCGGTTGAAGCATTTCAGCGGTAAGGAAGGCAGGCTGCGCCGCCAGGCCATCTCGATGGCAATCAACCGCAAGCAGATCACCAAGGCCATCTTCCAAGGCACACGTACGCCGGCCACGGACTTCACCGCTCCACCGCTTGAGGGCTACAGCAAGAACCTCAAGGGTGCGGACGTGCTGAAGTACCAGCCGGCCAAGGCCAAGAAATTGTGGAAGAAGGCCAACCAGATCAGCAAATGGACCGGCCAGTTCAAGCTCGGCTACAACAGTGACGATCCGCACAAGCAGTGGGTCGACGCGGTCAGCCACCAGCTGACCAACACGCTCGGAATCAAGGCATCCGGTGCGCCGGTTGCCACGTTCAGCCAGTTCCGTAGCGAGATCACGTCGCGCAAGATCGATCACCCGTTCCGCTCCGGCTGGCAGGGCGATTACCCGTCCATCGGCAATTACCTGGTTGCGCTGTACTCCTCGGGAGCCGCGGACGGTAACGGCTCGAACGACGGCGATTACAAGAACAAGGCCTTCGACCAAAAGGTCAAGGAAGCCGCCTCGGCCAAGACGCCCGAACAAGGCATCAAGGATTATCAGGCGGCGGAAGAGATTCTGCTGAAGGATCTACCGGCAATTCCGCTTTGGTACGAAAACGTCTCCGGCGCAAGCACGAAGACGCTCAAGCATGTGCAGTTCGACTGGAAGAACGTTCCGGTCTACTACAACATCACCAAGAGCTAG
- a CDS encoding HNH endonuclease signature motif containing protein yields the protein MKKAAGPSESAADDAAPGAPSFDELAQIDESTLDAGELLRAVGDCAKAMAFFQARQTEFLAAFGGQRTDPDKQFPGGKAASASSPAEASEPADDDAGVIADAAAPDGTAAPDASGESSTGRRRAFRASLADLLLRWAGDEVACELDIAGVTGTTRLLDGMLVVSCLPQVLAALKAGRLSARRFRKIVDAARNLPAGLAGELDDAVADWDEGITFDTFGRRTRRWLITKQALLAEENRQRTTRDRSVQFSPDRDGSAWLTLFGPADRLRSLFNRVDTAARAHDGSQEIDWGEPDARTLDQLRFDLLTGVQVRTQGGREVDPARYRITVTVPFATLLGAELPGDMAGYGPIPAPMARQIAAGSDWIERLLTDPATGRPLDADRNRYRLSSRMKDFIRTRDRECTLPSCSKPAGACEIDHLIPWIDGQTGGLSEKANLHPVCKSHHQAKTAKRFTVEVRPRPSAPSSRWHTGPRILRWTLPTGRHYDVMDDHDPTAAGLELDALHRAARRGTIGQIKRQRHRRRRKHC from the coding sequence ATGAAGAAAGCGGCGGGCCCTTCGGAAAGCGCAGCGGACGACGCCGCGCCGGGAGCGCCGTCGTTCGATGAACTTGCTCAGATCGACGAATCAACCCTCGACGCCGGCGAGCTGCTGCGAGCCGTGGGCGACTGCGCAAAGGCAATGGCATTCTTCCAAGCACGGCAAACCGAGTTCCTTGCCGCATTCGGCGGTCAACGCACCGACCCGGACAAGCAATTTCCCGGCGGCAAGGCCGCCAGTGCATCGTCACCCGCTGAGGCCAGTGAGCCCGCCGATGACGATGCCGGCGTCATCGCAGACGCGGCGGCACCCGATGGTACTGCGGCGCCCGATGCGTCCGGAGAGTCCTCCACCGGCCGACGACGAGCGTTCCGAGCAAGCCTTGCCGATCTGCTTCTCCGGTGGGCCGGGGACGAGGTGGCGTGCGAACTGGACATCGCCGGAGTGACGGGCACAACCCGACTATTGGACGGGATGCTCGTCGTGTCCTGCCTACCGCAAGTGCTGGCGGCGCTGAAAGCCGGGAGGCTGTCCGCCAGGCGGTTCCGAAAAATCGTCGACGCCGCCCGCAACCTCCCTGCCGGCCTGGCCGGGGAGCTCGACGACGCGGTCGCAGACTGGGACGAGGGAATCACCTTCGACACGTTCGGTCGGCGAACCCGCCGGTGGTTGATCACAAAACAAGCCCTGCTGGCCGAAGAAAACAGGCAGCGCACCACCCGAGATCGGTCCGTCCAGTTCTCGCCCGATCGGGACGGGTCCGCCTGGCTCACCCTGTTCGGGCCTGCAGACCGTCTGCGGTCATTGTTCAACCGGGTCGATACTGCCGCTCGAGCACACGACGGCAGCCAGGAGATCGACTGGGGCGAGCCCGACGCGCGCACCTTGGATCAACTCCGATTCGACCTCCTGACCGGAGTACAGGTCCGTACACAGGGTGGCCGGGAGGTCGACCCGGCCCGATATCGCATCACCGTGACAGTCCCCTTCGCGACACTCTTGGGCGCAGAGCTGCCGGGTGACATGGCTGGATACGGCCCCATCCCGGCACCGATGGCCCGGCAGATCGCCGCCGGATCCGACTGGATCGAGCGCCTCCTCACCGACCCGGCTACCGGCCGGCCGCTGGATGCCGACCGGAACCGCTATCGGCTCTCCAGCCGAATGAAAGACTTCATCCGCACTCGCGACCGCGAATGCACTCTCCCAAGCTGCAGCAAACCGGCCGGGGCCTGCGAAATCGACCACCTGATCCCCTGGATTGACGGTCAGACCGGCGGACTCTCCGAAAAGGCAAACCTCCACCCGGTCTGCAAATCGCATCACCAGGCGAAAACCGCCAAACGATTCACGGTCGAAGTCCGCCCACGACCATCCGCCCCCTCCAGCCGATGGCACACCGGACCCCGGATTCTCCGATGGACGCTGCCCACCGGACGACATTACGACGTCATGGACGACCACGACCCCACCGCCGCCGGGCTCGAACTCGATGCACTCCACCGTGCGGCTCGACGGGGTACCATCGGCCAGATCAAACGCCAACGACACCGACGTCGTCGCAAACACTGCTAG
- a CDS encoding class I adenylate-forming enzyme family protein encodes MTSETFDAVWHRAVRDHGDRQFLVFGDGETAPETWTYGEFDDIVARVSARLLEAGVMPGSSIHLALKNCPAFIALWLAAAKIGAWIVPVDPSSAAREIASQIERTSPRIGIYAAARGDVYRDGARGRLESLIELSETADDVGPSAPLLSSAGPTDDGRHVSPAETDRLAVMFTSGTTSAPKGVELTQANYANVARAMSAVIGLRPEHRWLVTLPLFHANAQYYCFASAIAVGAGVALTPTFSASRWCRQADALEATHASLFAAPIRMILARRPSDAPELHLEHVWFAQNLSSAQFREFAGIIGTEPRQLYGMTETVAIVTADLSTTPSSTVIGTPILDRTVAVVDPATYDPVDPGEVGLLLVEGVPGQDLFAGYLDAPEITARAFHTDSDGRTWFATGDLVTVRRDGAYRFVGRIDDVIKVSGENVSLTEVEAAIADAPGVLEVAVVARPDDVRDQVPVAYVVARHPDDPPRIADLAAWAERNLASAARPVEWQLIDELPRTSVGKIRRFKLTSGEGRRNK; translated from the coding sequence ATGACGAGCGAGACCTTTGACGCCGTGTGGCATCGCGCAGTCCGCGACCACGGCGATCGACAGTTTCTGGTGTTCGGCGACGGTGAGACCGCTCCCGAGACGTGGACGTACGGCGAATTCGACGACATCGTGGCACGCGTGTCGGCCCGCTTGCTCGAAGCCGGCGTGATGCCGGGCAGCTCAATCCATCTGGCGCTGAAGAACTGTCCGGCGTTCATCGCACTGTGGCTTGCCGCAGCCAAAATCGGCGCGTGGATCGTACCGGTCGACCCGTCGTCCGCGGCTCGCGAGATCGCGTCACAGATCGAGCGGACGTCGCCTCGTATCGGCATCTATGCGGCTGCGCGCGGCGACGTGTACCGCGACGGCGCGCGGGGGCGGCTCGAGTCGCTCATCGAATTGTCCGAGACCGCGGACGACGTCGGGCCGTCGGCGCCACTGCTGTCGTCCGCGGGGCCGACCGACGACGGCCGGCACGTGTCGCCGGCCGAAACCGATCGCCTTGCCGTGATGTTCACGTCGGGCACGACATCGGCCCCGAAAGGCGTGGAGTTGACCCAGGCGAATTATGCGAACGTCGCTCGTGCCATGTCGGCGGTCATCGGCCTGCGCCCGGAGCACCGGTGGCTTGTCACCTTGCCGCTGTTCCACGCGAACGCACAGTATTACTGCTTTGCCTCAGCCATTGCGGTCGGCGCCGGAGTCGCGCTGACGCCGACGTTCTCGGCATCCCGCTGGTGTCGGCAAGCCGATGCGCTGGAAGCAACGCACGCCAGCTTGTTCGCCGCGCCGATTCGGATGATCCTGGCCCGCCGACCGTCCGACGCCCCCGAGCTCCACCTCGAGCACGTCTGGTTCGCGCAGAACCTGTCTTCCGCGCAATTCCGCGAATTCGCCGGCATCATCGGCACCGAACCCCGGCAGCTGTACGGCATGACCGAGACTGTCGCCATCGTCACGGCGGATCTCAGCACGACGCCGTCGTCCACCGTCATCGGCACTCCCATCCTTGATCGGACTGTCGCGGTGGTCGACCCTGCGACCTACGACCCCGTCGACCCGGGAGAGGTCGGGCTGCTCCTCGTGGAAGGCGTCCCCGGCCAGGATCTGTTCGCCGGGTATCTCGACGCACCGGAGATCACCGCGCGAGCCTTCCACACCGACTCCGACGGACGCACCTGGTTCGCCACCGGCGACCTCGTGACGGTTCGACGGGACGGCGCGTACCGGTTCGTCGGACGCATTGACGACGTCATCAAGGTCTCCGGCGAAAACGTGAGCCTCACCGAGGTGGAGGCGGCAATTGCGGACGCCCCCGGAGTGCTTGAAGTGGCGGTTGTTGCCCGCCCCGACGATGTGCGCGACCAGGTGCCCGTTGCCTACGTCGTGGCGCGCCATCCGGACGACCCGCCACGGATTGCCGACCTCGCGGCCTGGGCCGAGCGGAATCTCGCCTCGGCTGCCAGACCTGTCGAGTGGCAGCTCATCGACGAGCTACCGCGAACGAGCGTCGGCAAAATTCGTCGATTCAAGCTCACGTCGGGCGAGGGCCGACGAAACAAATAA
- a CDS encoding aromatic amino acid ammonia-lyase yields the protein MPYELRTTLTGSSLDAYAIAGHAVNSAVGFDIDDDARRRVAASRETAVRVAERRPVYGRTTGVGANRSVEVAAGREQDLRLLKSHATGSGDELPHGQVRAAMMVRLNQLLVGGSGMHPAIIDALSQALHDDDLPRVRAFGPIGTGDLTSFAEIGLGLAGLVPVESGRLRAYWRPRAGDALAFMSTNAMSVAAGCLATVAAERWHDHCLAIGCLSLVSVRGAVEALAPAVQAARPHAGSEETAARLRMLLNGHAPAPARIQDSYGFRAMAQVQGAVRHALDDQHDVLNIEMNAASENPLVDVAGDDVFHNGNFHSLPIALAFDSTKLAVSSAAHLASCRLTDMSEPEMTGLEPFLAAGPAGSSGTMLLEYNAAAALARLRASASPATLGTTVVSRGAEDHAGFAAQAGDQLDECIRDATFVSACELLTAIRALTQAGRRVEAGTPLGDYFQRARDLVDAEMADRPLGDDLAAVASFLNGPTGLPDASVD from the coding sequence ATGCCATACGAATTGCGCACAACGCTGACCGGTAGCAGCCTCGACGCGTACGCTATCGCCGGCCACGCCGTGAATTCGGCAGTCGGCTTCGACATCGACGACGACGCGCGCCGGCGCGTGGCGGCATCCCGGGAAACGGCTGTGCGGGTCGCCGAGCGTCGCCCCGTCTACGGCCGGACGACCGGAGTCGGCGCCAATCGCTCGGTCGAGGTAGCCGCGGGCCGCGAGCAAGACCTCCGGCTGCTGAAATCGCACGCGACCGGGTCGGGCGACGAGTTGCCGCACGGCCAAGTGCGCGCCGCGATGATGGTCAGGTTGAATCAGCTGCTGGTCGGCGGCTCCGGCATGCATCCGGCAATCATCGACGCTCTTTCGCAGGCCCTGCACGACGACGATCTGCCGCGGGTACGTGCGTTCGGTCCTATCGGTACGGGCGACCTCACCAGTTTCGCGGAAATAGGCCTCGGTTTGGCCGGGCTGGTACCCGTGGAAAGCGGGCGGTTGCGCGCGTATTGGCGGCCGCGGGCCGGTGATGCCCTCGCCTTCATGTCGACGAACGCCATGAGCGTTGCGGCCGGTTGCCTTGCCACTGTCGCCGCGGAGCGATGGCACGACCATTGTCTGGCGATCGGCTGCCTCTCACTCGTCTCCGTGCGCGGAGCGGTCGAAGCTTTAGCGCCGGCCGTGCAGGCGGCGCGTCCGCATGCCGGCTCGGAAGAGACCGCAGCACGTTTGCGCATGCTGCTGAACGGGCATGCGCCGGCACCTGCGCGGATCCAGGATTCGTACGGGTTTCGCGCCATGGCGCAGGTGCAAGGCGCAGTCCGTCATGCGCTCGACGACCAGCACGACGTCCTGAATATCGAAATGAACGCGGCAAGCGAGAATCCGCTCGTCGACGTCGCCGGCGACGACGTGTTCCACAATGGCAATTTCCATTCGCTTCCGATCGCGCTTGCCTTCGATTCGACGAAGTTGGCCGTTTCCAGTGCGGCACACCTGGCGTCGTGCCGGCTGACGGATATGTCCGAACCGGAGATGACGGGGCTCGAGCCGTTTCTTGCGGCGGGCCCGGCCGGAAGCAGCGGCACCATGTTGCTGGAGTACAACGCCGCGGCAGCCCTGGCCCGGCTGCGCGCGTCCGCGAGTCCCGCGACGCTCGGGACGACCGTCGTATCCCGGGGAGCCGAAGACCACGCCGGCTTCGCCGCGCAAGCCGGCGACCAGCTGGACGAGTGCATCCGCGACGCGACGTTCGTGTCGGCATGTGAACTGCTCACGGCGATTCGCGCGCTGACGCAGGCCGGACGCCGGGTCGAAGCGGGGACGCCGCTGGGAGACTATTTTCAGCGCGCTCGGGATCTCGTCGACGCTGAAATGGCCGACCGGCCGCTGGGCGACGATCTTGCCGCGGTCGCGTCGTTCCTCAACGGGCCGACGGGGCTGCCGGACGCCTCCGTAGACTGA
- a CDS encoding aminoacyl-tRNA deacylase, protein MAGIDGAQADAQAHGLAVEFRQRPDASSLEEAAALLDIEPREIVKSLIVRNKHDYLFALIPGDRHIAWPKLRAIVGANKLSMPPADEAFEATGYEHGTITPIGSSRAWPIYADEHIVGRRIAMGAGAHGYSAFVDADALIAAYGAVVADISA, encoded by the coding sequence ATGGCAGGGATCGACGGCGCACAGGCTGACGCGCAGGCTCACGGACTGGCAGTCGAGTTTCGGCAGCGCCCGGACGCGAGCAGCCTCGAAGAAGCTGCGGCGCTCTTGGATATCGAACCGCGCGAGATCGTCAAATCACTGATCGTGCGGAACAAGCATGATTACTTGTTTGCCTTGATCCCCGGTGATCGGCATATCGCGTGGCCCAAGCTCCGCGCGATCGTCGGCGCCAACAAATTGTCGATGCCTCCGGCCGACGAGGCGTTTGAAGCCACCGGATACGAACACGGCACCATCACGCCGATCGGCAGCTCCCGGGCATGGCCGATTTACGCCGATGAGCATATCGTGGGCCGGCGGATCGCGATGGGCGCCGGCGCCCACGGGTACAGCGCGTTCGTCGATGCCGATGCGCTCATCGCCGCGTATGGAGCCGTGGTCGCCGACATCTCGGCCTAG
- a CDS encoding NAD-dependent succinate-semialdehyde dehydrogenase, producing MTTYKSVNPATGETLEEFPETTSADIEAALAKSDKAYHTWKTTSLDERAAVLNRVAEIFQERKDDLARLIGSEMGKPFAQAKGEVDIVSSIFRYYAENGASFMADEKLSVAGGGSAVVRKAPVGSLLGIMPWNYPYYQVARFAAPNLMLGNTVLLKHAPNCPQSALAIEQIFADAGLLDGAYINIFATNDQVADILADQRNQGVSLTGSERAGSAVAETAGRNLKKCVLELGGSDAFILLDTADLTKTAKMAAAGRLGNAGQACNSPKRFIVKDDLYDDFVSELTARISKVTPGDPADPSTTFGPLSSQAAADNLMAQIKDAIDKGATVHAGGKAVDGPGAYVEPTVLTDITPEMRAYQEELFGPAAVVYKVSTEDEAVDLANSSPYGLGGAVWSEDTDKARAVADRLDTGMVWINGLAGTQADLPFGGVKRSGIGRELGKYGMDEFVNKKLIREEA from the coding sequence ATGACTACCTACAAATCAGTGAACCCGGCCACCGGCGAGACATTGGAGGAGTTCCCCGAGACGACATCTGCGGATATCGAAGCTGCGCTTGCCAAGTCCGACAAGGCGTACCACACCTGGAAGACGACGTCCCTGGACGAACGCGCCGCCGTGCTGAACCGGGTTGCCGAGATCTTCCAAGAACGCAAGGACGATCTGGCCCGCCTCATCGGCAGCGAAATGGGCAAGCCGTTCGCGCAGGCAAAAGGCGAAGTCGACATCGTGTCGAGCATCTTCCGCTACTACGCCGAGAACGGCGCAAGCTTCATGGCCGACGAGAAGCTCAGCGTTGCGGGCGGCGGAAGCGCCGTCGTCCGCAAGGCCCCCGTCGGGTCTCTCCTGGGGATCATGCCGTGGAACTACCCGTACTATCAGGTCGCGCGTTTCGCTGCGCCGAATCTGATGCTGGGCAACACCGTGCTGCTCAAGCACGCCCCGAACTGCCCGCAGTCGGCGCTGGCGATCGAGCAGATCTTTGCGGACGCCGGGCTCCTGGACGGGGCTTATATCAACATCTTCGCGACAAACGACCAGGTCGCCGACATCCTCGCCGATCAGCGCAATCAAGGCGTGTCGCTGACCGGTAGCGAGCGCGCCGGTTCGGCCGTTGCCGAAACCGCCGGCCGCAATTTGAAGAAGTGCGTGCTCGAATTGGGCGGTTCCGATGCGTTCATCCTTCTCGACACCGCCGACTTGACGAAGACTGCCAAAATGGCTGCCGCCGGCCGACTGGGCAACGCGGGCCAAGCGTGCAATTCGCCCAAGCGCTTCATCGTGAAGGACGACTTGTACGACGACTTCGTCTCGGAACTCACTGCCCGGATCTCCAAGGTCACTCCCGGTGATCCGGCCGATCCGTCGACGACGTTCGGTCCGCTGTCGTCGCAGGCAGCTGCCGACAACCTGATGGCCCAGATCAAGGACGCCATCGACAAGGGGGCCACCGTGCATGCCGGCGGCAAGGCCGTCGACGGCCCCGGCGCGTACGTCGAGCCGACGGTGCTGACCGACATCACGCCGGAGATGCGCGCGTATCAAGAAGAGCTGTTCGGCCCGGCTGCCGTCGTTTACAAGGTCTCCACCGAAGATGAGGCGGTCGACCTGGCCAACAGTTCGCCGTACGGATTGGGCGGAGCCGTGTGGAGCGAGGACACCGACAAGGCCCGCGCCGTCGCCGACCGGCTCGATACCGGCATGGTGTGGATCAACGGACTGGCCGGCACGCAGGCCGATCTGCCCTTCGGCGGCGTCAAGCGTTCGGGCATCGGGCGCGAACTCGGCAAATACGGCATGGACGAGTTCGTCAACAAGAAGCTCATTCGCGAAGAGGCATAA
- a CDS encoding response regulator, whose product MSDDLSVLVVDDDFFVAGLHADIVNSTPGFAALAPARDGRTALRQITASEPDLLLVDTYLPDGSGIDLLKTTEIDAFVLSAATDPRNVRTAFRRGAFAYLIKPFPAEELEGRLKAYARYRRVFESGRALDQAAIDRAQTMIRPADKAKPARSATEDAVVDAIDSIGPDASVLEIAKAVGVSRATAARYLAGLARSGAVTLRLQYGATGRPEHRYSLGAD is encoded by the coding sequence ATGAGCGACGACTTGAGCGTGCTGGTCGTGGACGACGACTTCTTCGTCGCCGGGCTGCACGCTGACATAGTGAACTCAACTCCCGGATTCGCGGCTTTGGCCCCGGCACGAGACGGGCGCACGGCACTACGACAGATCACGGCGTCCGAGCCTGATTTGCTGCTCGTCGACACGTATCTGCCCGACGGATCCGGCATCGACCTATTGAAAACCACCGAGATCGACGCGTTCGTGCTCAGCGCTGCAACGGACCCGCGGAACGTCCGCACGGCGTTCCGACGCGGCGCGTTTGCCTACTTGATCAAGCCGTTCCCGGCCGAAGAACTCGAGGGCCGGCTCAAAGCGTATGCGCGGTATCGTCGCGTGTTCGAGTCCGGGCGAGCGCTCGACCAAGCCGCGATCGACAGGGCACAGACGATGATCCGCCCGGCCGACAAAGCGAAGCCGGCCCGGTCGGCCACTGAGGATGCTGTTGTCGACGCCATCGATTCGATCGGGCCGGACGCCTCGGTGCTCGAGATCGCCAAAGCCGTCGGCGTATCCCGCGCCACCGCCGCCCGGTACCTGGCCGGCTTGGCCCGCAGCGGCGCCGTGACCTTGCGACTGCAATACGGTGCAACCGGCCGTCCCGAACACCGATATTCGCTCGGCGCGGACTGA
- a CDS encoding sensor histidine kinase — MNSESRVRPRRLSFTSQTLALLLVVMAIVVALTAGVYTWIVYQRVTDEVQERALSSAQSVAAAPVVRRNVTRISAGRRVPSDVRLRAGTLQHYAQDTTKRTGALFVVITDDAGIRLAHPNPALLGKPVSTSPAAALHGHEVTTIQRGTLGDSARAKVPVYDKTHRVVGEVSVGFSTKQLSATWKENIPEIAATAVAALLLGALASWLLTRRLHRLTLGLQPEELSALVGDQEAVLYGVDNGVIGVSSSRVITVCNAEAARLLDLGDPVGLPLAEAGLPPALAELPGDVDAAPVQVSAGSRILIAAAQRVRRDGRELGWVLTVRDRTDIESLTRQLDAVGTLTDALRAQRHEFAGRLHAVAGLLHTGSADKATEYLDSIIAAGPLEYPAEDLELIDETFLASFVGAKSALAAERGVTARIGPNSAVHGELARVHDVTTVLGNLIDNAVTAAVHGTEPRWIEVDLLSDGADLHVAVSDSGNGIPPEAVADVFADGYSTRDSNDDSAHGHGVGLPLCRRIARQRGGDLWLASPGDAAGSGATFCARLPGVLTNDNDYEDAT; from the coding sequence GTGAATTCCGAGTCCCGCGTCCGGCCGCGACGGCTGAGCTTTACCTCGCAGACGCTTGCGCTGCTGCTCGTCGTGATGGCCATAGTCGTGGCTCTCACTGCCGGCGTCTACACGTGGATCGTGTACCAGCGCGTCACCGACGAGGTGCAGGAGCGCGCGCTCAGCAGCGCTCAATCGGTAGCCGCGGCTCCCGTCGTCCGGCGCAACGTCACCCGCATCAGTGCCGGACGGCGGGTGCCCTCCGATGTCCGGCTTCGCGCCGGCACGCTGCAGCATTACGCGCAGGACACGACCAAACGCACCGGAGCGCTGTTCGTGGTGATCACGGACGACGCCGGTATCCGGCTGGCGCATCCGAACCCCGCGCTCCTGGGCAAGCCGGTGTCGACGAGCCCTGCGGCGGCGTTGCACGGCCACGAAGTCACCACCATCCAACGCGGTACTCTCGGTGATTCCGCCCGCGCGAAGGTACCGGTGTACGACAAGACCCACCGCGTGGTCGGCGAGGTCAGCGTCGGCTTCTCGACCAAACAATTGAGCGCAACGTGGAAGGAGAACATCCCCGAGATCGCGGCCACTGCCGTTGCTGCGCTCTTGTTGGGGGCGCTCGCATCGTGGCTGCTGACGAGGCGGTTGCACCGTCTCACCCTCGGCCTGCAGCCCGAGGAGTTGTCGGCTCTCGTCGGCGACCAGGAGGCGGTGCTGTACGGCGTGGATAACGGCGTGATCGGCGTCAGCTCGTCACGCGTGATCACCGTGTGCAATGCCGAAGCCGCGCGGCTGCTCGATCTCGGCGATCCGGTCGGCCTCCCGCTTGCCGAAGCCGGCCTCCCGCCGGCGCTTGCGGAGCTACCGGGCGACGTCGACGCCGCACCCGTCCAGGTGTCCGCCGGGTCGCGGATCCTGATCGCGGCGGCGCAGCGGGTGCGCCGCGATGGCCGCGAGCTCGGCTGGGTACTGACGGTACGCGACCGCACCGACATCGAATCGTTGACCCGCCAATTGGACGCCGTCGGAACGCTGACCGACGCGCTGCGGGCGCAGCGGCACGAATTCGCCGGACGACTGCACGCCGTGGCCGGACTCTTGCACACCGGAAGTGCCGACAAGGCCACCGAATATCTCGACTCGATCATTGCGGCCGGCCCGTTGGAATACCCGGCGGAAGATCTCGAACTGATCGACGAGACGTTCCTCGCCTCGTTCGTGGGCGCCAAGTCCGCCCTGGCCGCCGAACGCGGCGTCACGGCGCGGATCGGACCGAATTCGGCGGTGCACGGCGAACTGGCCCGCGTGCACGATGTCACGACCGTGCTGGGCAATCTGATCGACAACGCCGTTACGGCCGCTGTGCACGGCACCGAGCCCCGGTGGATCGAGGTCGATCTGCTCAGCGACGGTGCCGATCTGCACGTGGCGGTGTCCGATTCGGGTAACGGAATCCCGCCCGAAGCCGTCGCCGACGTGTTTGCCGACGGATACAGCACCCGCGACTCGAACGACGATTCGGCACACGGGCACGGCGTCGGGCTACCGCTGTGCCGACGGATCGCGCGGCAACGCGGCGGCGATCTGTGGCTCGCCTCGCCCGGCGACGCCGCCGGAAGCGGTGCCACGTTTTGCGCACGGCTGCCGGGAGTCTTGACAAACGACAACGACTATGAGGATGCGACATGA